In a genomic window of Xylophilus rhododendri:
- a CDS encoding M20 family metallopeptidase produces MNAPLHREMPAGLLDSARLQSEIAAQWDGDIVRQVSDYIAVPAKSPGFDKDWAAAGYIDRVVRDAAEWVGRQKVEGLTLEIVRLPGRTPVLFFEVAASSGDAGTPRTGTQTVLMYGHLDKQPEFNGWRSDLGPWTPKYEDGKLYGRGGADDGYAVYASIAAVQALKRQGAAHPRIVGLIETCEESGSYDLLPYVDMLRPRLGDVGLVVCLDSGAGNYDQLWLTNSLRGMAGGTLRVEVLTEGVHSGDASGLVPSSFRILRHLLDRLEDSATGRLLPASFHCEIPPARLEQTRATAAILGEEVTKRFPWAHYDCGGSTLQVLPTTSDPVEALLNRTWRPTLSVTGAEGFPALQDAGNVLRPFTAFKLSLRLPPLIDAGHAVQELKRLLEDNAPYQAKVTFNGGGATGWNAPDTAPWFEQALDAASLAHFGAPCGHIGQGGTIPLMNLLSQGFPTAQMMVCGVLGPRSNAHGPNEFLHVPYAKRLTAAVAEVIARMP; encoded by the coding sequence ATGAACGCACCACTGCACCGTGAAATGCCCGCCGGGCTGCTCGATTCCGCCCGGCTCCAGTCCGAGATCGCCGCCCAGTGGGACGGCGACATCGTGCGCCAGGTCAGCGACTACATCGCGGTGCCGGCCAAGTCCCCCGGTTTCGACAAGGACTGGGCCGCGGCCGGCTACATCGACCGGGTGGTACGCGACGCCGCTGAATGGGTGGGGCGCCAGAAGGTCGAGGGCCTGACGCTGGAGATCGTGCGCCTGCCCGGCCGCACGCCGGTGCTGTTCTTCGAGGTGGCCGCCTCCAGCGGCGATGCAGGCACGCCGCGCACCGGCACCCAGACGGTGCTGATGTACGGCCACCTGGACAAACAACCCGAATTCAACGGCTGGCGCAGCGACCTCGGCCCCTGGACACCCAAGTACGAGGACGGCAAGCTCTACGGCCGTGGCGGCGCGGACGATGGTTATGCCGTCTACGCCTCCATCGCCGCCGTGCAGGCCCTGAAGCGCCAGGGCGCGGCCCATCCGCGCATCGTCGGCCTGATCGAGACCTGCGAGGAATCCGGCTCCTACGACCTGCTGCCCTATGTCGACATGCTGCGCCCGCGCCTGGGCGATGTCGGCCTGGTGGTCTGCCTGGATTCGGGCGCCGGCAATTACGACCAGCTCTGGCTCACCAACAGCCTGCGCGGCATGGCCGGCGGCACGCTGCGGGTGGAGGTGCTGACCGAGGGCGTGCATTCGGGCGATGCCTCGGGCCTGGTGCCTTCGTCCTTCCGCATCCTGCGCCATCTGCTCGACCGGCTGGAAGACAGCGCCACCGGCCGGCTGCTGCCCGCCAGCTTCCACTGCGAGATCCCGCCCGCGCGCCTGGAGCAGACCCGCGCCACCGCCGCCATCCTGGGCGAGGAAGTCACCAAGCGCTTTCCCTGGGCGCATTACGACTGCGGCGGCTCCACGCTGCAGGTGCTGCCGACGACGTCCGACCCGGTGGAGGCCCTGCTCAACCGCACCTGGCGGCCCACGCTGTCGGTGACCGGCGCCGAGGGCTTCCCGGCGCTGCAGGACGCCGGCAACGTGCTGCGGCCCTTCACCGCCTTCAAGCTCAGCCTGCGGCTGCCGCCCCTGATCGATGCCGGCCATGCGGTGCAGGAACTCAAGCGCCTGCTGGAGGACAACGCGCCCTACCAGGCCAAGGTCACCTTCAACGGCGGCGGCGCCACCGGCTGGAATGCGCCCGACACCGCGCCCTGGTTCGAGCAGGCGCTGGACGCCGCCTCGCTGGCGCATTTCGGCGCGCCCTGCGGCCATATCGGCCAGGGCGGCACCATTCCGCTGATGAACCTGCTGAGCCAGGGTTTCCCGACGGCGCAGATGATGGTCTGCGGCGTGCTCGGCCCGCGCAGCAATGCGCACGGTCCGAACGAGTTCCTGCACGTGCCCTATGCCAAGCGGCTGACCGCGGCGGTCGCCGAGGTCATCGCACGCATGCCCTGA
- a CDS encoding DUF72 domain-containing protein gives METRHRIRTGIGGWTFEPWRGGNFYPEGLPQSQELHWASRRLPAIEINGTFYSSQKPATFAKWRDETPAGFMFSLKASRYCTHRRVLAEAGESVQRFVSSGIAELGEKLGPVVWQMMPTKAFDADDMDAFLKLLPRRQDGIALRHVLDVRHASFRDPAFIALARRHGCAVVFTDSDKFPSIADVTADFVYARLLMASADQPTGYDDRQLDHWADCARSWSQGHRPAGLDAVTEEDSAAPEGRDVFVYFINGAKERAPAAAGALLQRLGLAPLI, from the coding sequence ATGGAAACCAGGCATCGCATACGCACCGGCATCGGCGGATGGACCTTCGAGCCCTGGCGCGGCGGCAACTTCTATCCCGAGGGCCTGCCGCAGAGCCAGGAGCTGCACTGGGCCAGCCGCCGGCTGCCGGCCATCGAGATCAACGGCACCTTCTACAGCAGCCAGAAGCCCGCGACCTTCGCCAAATGGCGCGACGAGACGCCAGCGGGCTTCATGTTCTCGCTCAAGGCCTCGCGCTACTGCACCCACCGGCGGGTGCTGGCCGAAGCGGGGGAGTCGGTGCAGCGCTTTGTCTCCAGCGGCATTGCCGAACTGGGCGAGAAGCTGGGGCCGGTGGTCTGGCAGATGATGCCGACCAAGGCCTTCGATGCGGACGACATGGACGCCTTCCTGAAGCTCCTGCCGCGCCGGCAGGACGGCATCGCGCTGCGCCATGTGCTGGACGTACGCCATGCCTCCTTCCGCGACCCGGCCTTCATCGCCCTGGCGCGCCGCCATGGCTGCGCGGTGGTGTTCACCGATTCGGACAAGTTCCCGTCGATCGCGGACGTCACGGCGGACTTCGTCTACGCACGGCTGCTGATGGCCTCGGCCGACCAGCCGACCGGCTACGACGATCGGCAGCTGGACCACTGGGCCGATTGCGCCCGCAGCTGGAGCCAGGGCCACCGCCCCGCCGGACTGGACGCGGTGACCGAAGAAGACAGCGCCGCACCGGAAGGCCGCGACGTGTTCGTCTATTTCATCAACGGTGCCAAGGAGCGTGCACCCGCGGCGGCCGGCGCGCTCCTGCAGCGGCTCGGCCTGGCGCCGCTCATCTGA